The following coding sequences lie in one Arachis hypogaea cultivar Tifrunner chromosome 9, arahy.Tifrunner.gnm2.J5K5, whole genome shotgun sequence genomic window:
- the LOC112712553 gene encoding uncharacterized protein → MDTEDFSFPRISENCSYHGIDSPPLWNLSPATASPNPYKGNYDKEHCFETKVVTSNMGERGEEEQMDLLWEDFNEELTSTTIGSASAVSFSTELVEFRCATAFTLAKKSNGALVHSSKNRHGMVVIVKVLKKLFFNNNSHGKSTRTVL, encoded by the coding sequence ATGGATACAGAAGACTTCAGCTTCCCTAGAATTTCTGAGAATTGTTCATATCATGGCATTGATTCACCTCCTTTATGGAATCTATCACCAGCAACAGCCTCTCCTAACCCCTACAAAGGAAATTATGATAAAGAACACTGCTTTGAAACAAAGGTAGTGACATCAAATATGGGAGAGAGGGGTGAAGAGGAACAAATGGATTTGTTGTGGGAAGATTTCAATGAGGAGTTGACTTCGACAACGATAGGTTCGGCTTCTGCTGTCTCTTTCTCAACAGAGTTGGTTGAATTCAGGTGCGCCACGGCTTTTACACTTGCCAAGAAGTCGAATGGTGCTCTTGTTCATAGTAGTAAGAATAGGCATGGCATGGTGGTGATCGTGAAGGTCTTAAAGAAGCTCTTCTTCAACAACAACTCTCATGGAAAATCCACAAGGACAGTACTCTGA
- the LOC112712550 gene encoding uncharacterized protein isoform X3, with protein sequence MERFGVRGDPLYPNGGSADHVAVGIRGGAVGVATHKQNRHRRSARSERGWRVPVPAILVFLFLVLVLTVVTFSYISREEISNGGDIADDSKAESDFLTNIPRIEKKVLEFGQGSGGHGRDSRYWDRDDRRRDDDYNEDMMKQTGGDTDDGKAEVVLLKKKKNDVKSSQGYSDTGVKRKGTGLYNEAGRHELRRYEEEYEASLKNAGRLGEGDGKMSHDSDLNKKNAMDDIDDDYDDFFDFHESEVDDSDNSKHVRGKVSSSNVVELDNGFQQESHDSFDAGTNDDDISEGDGGASFSNKRKASSSKKSQLETKRKSRHRKFSGSCEMKLLNSTTQLVEPLESRKFARFNLHYTETEEKPEGVEEWVPRFGGHQSLEERENSFFARDQNINCGFVRGPQGYPSTGFDLAEDDASYISRCHIAVISCIFGNSDRLRVPAYKTITRLSRKNVCFVMFTDEITVRTLTAEGHVPDRMGFIGFWKLVVVKNLPYDDMRRVGKIPKLLPHRLFPFARYSIWLDSKLRLQLDPYLILEYFLWRKGYEFAISNHYDRHCVWEEVAQNKKLNKYNHTVIDEQFAFYKADGLQRFNASDPNKLLPSNVPEGSFIIRAHTPMSNLFSCLWFNEVDRFTPRDQLSFAYTYQKLRRMNPDKPFHLNMFKDCERRHIAKLFRHRMDEKRRAAQKATE encoded by the exons ATGGAGAGGTTTGGGGTGAGAGGGGATCCACTCTACCCCAACGGTGGTTCTGCCGATCACGTTGCCGTCGGGATTCGCGGTGGAGCCGTTGGCGTCGCCACTCACAAGCAGAATCGGCACCGGCGATCGGCGCGATCCGAAAGGGGCTGGCGGGTTCCGGTTCCGGCGATCCTCGTCTTCCTGTTCCTCGTACTCGTCCTCACTGTCGTCACGTTTTCTTACATTTCTAGAGAAG AAATAAGTAATGGTGGTGATATTGCCGATGATTCAAAGGCCGAGTCTGATTTTCTTACAAATATACCACGGATAGAGAAGAAAGTTCTTGAGTTTGGCCAGGGTTCTGGGGGACATGGTCGAGATTCGAGATATTGGGATAGGGATGATAGGAGAAGGGATGATGATTACAATGAGGATATGATGAAGCAGACTGGTGGGGATACTGACGATGGAAAAGCCGAAGTTGTTTTacttaagaagaagaagaatgatgttaaGTCTTCTCAGGGTTATTCTGACACAGGTGTAAAGCGAAAAGGCACTGGCTTATATAATGAAGCTGGACGCCATGAATTGAGAAGGTATGAAGAGGAATATGAGGCCTCTTTGAAGAATGCAGGACGCTTAGGAGAAGGTGATGGCAAAATGTCACATGATTCTGACCTAAACAAGAAGAATGCAATGGATGATATTGATGATGACTATGATGACTTTTTCGATTTCCATGAATCTGAAGTCGATGACTCTGACAACAGTAAACATGTTAGAGGGAAGGTTTCTAGTTCCAATGTAGTGGAATTGGACAATGGATTCCAACAAGAATCCCATGATTCCTTTGATGCTGGAACTAATGATGATGATATTTCTGAGGGTGATGGAGGGGCATCTttctcaaacaaaagaaaagcaagctcAAGCAAAAAGTCTCAACTGGAAACAAAAAGGAAATCCAGGCACCGTAAGTTTTCAG GATCCTGTGAGATGAAGCTGTTAAACTCAACTACACAACTTGTAGAGCCACTAGAAAGCCGAAAATTTGCACGATTTAACTTACACTACACAGAGACAGAAGAGAAGCCTGAGGGCGTGGAGGAGTGGGTACCCAGATTTGGTGGCCATCAGAGCTTGGAAGAGAGGGAAAATTCATTTTTTGCACGTGATCAGAATATAAACTGTGGTTTTGTTCGAGGTCCTCAGGGTTACCCTAGCACTGGATTTGACTTGGCAGAAGATGATGCAAGTTACATTAGCAGATGCCATATTGCTGTGATTTCGTGCATATTTGGCAATTCTGATCGGTTGAGGGTTCCAGCCTACAAAACG ATCACTCGTTTGTCAAGGAAGAATGTGTGCTTTGTGATGTTTACCGATGAGATTACGGTACGAACCCTTACTGCCGAAGGGCATGTGCCTGATAGGATGGGTTTCATTGGCTTTTGGAAGTTAGTGGTAGTGAAGAACCTGCCTTATGACGATATGCGGAGAGTGGGTAAAATACCTAAGTTATTGCCACATcggcttttcccttttgctag GTATTCGATTTGGTTGGACAGCAAATTACGTCTTCAGCTTGATCCATATCTGATCTTAGAGTACTTCTTGTGGCGAAAGGGTTATGAATTTGCAATATCCAATCACTATGATCGGCATTGTGTGTGGGAAGAGGTAGCACAAAACAAGAAACTAAACAAGTATAACCACACAGTTATAGATGAACAATTCGCATTTTACAAGGCCGATGGACTGCAAAGATTTAATGCATCAGATCCAAACAAGCTTCTCCCAAGCA ATGTACCTGAAGGTTCCTTTATTATAAGGGCACACACCCCAATGTCAAATTTGTTCTCATGTCTTTGGTTCAACGAAGTCGACCGGTTTACTCCTCGTGATCAGCTAAGTTTTGCATACACTTATCAGAAGCTGAGAAGGATGAATCCAGACAAACCCTTTCATCTTAACATGTTCAAg GATTGTGAAAGAAGACACATAGCCAAGTTGTTCCGACATAGGATGGACGAGAAGAGGCGCGCGGCACAAAAAGCAACAGAATAA
- the LOC112712550 gene encoding uncharacterized protein isoform X1, which translates to MAQQRQSGMERFGVRGDPLYPNGGSADHVAVGIRGGAVGVATHKQNRHRRSARSERGWRVPVPAILVFLFLVLVLTVVTFSYISREEISNGGDIADDSKAESDFLTNIPRIEKKVLEFGQGSGGHGRDSRYWDRDDRRRDDDYNEDMMKQTGGDTDDGKAEVVLLKKKKNDVKSSQGYSDTGVKRKGTGLYNEAGRHELRRYEEEYEASLKNAGRLGEGDGKMSHDSDLNKKNAMDDIDDDYDDFFDFHESEVDDSDNSKHVRGKVSSSNVVELDNGFQQESHDSFDAGTNDDDISEGDGGASFSNKRKASSSKKSQLETKRKSRHRKFSGSCEMKLLNSTTQLVEPLESRKFARFNLHYTETEEKPEGVEEWVPRFGGHQSLEERENSFFARDQNINCGFVRGPQGYPSTGFDLAEDDASYISRCHIAVISCIFGNSDRLRVPAYKTITRLSRKNVCFVMFTDEITVRTLTAEGHVPDRMGFIGFWKLVVVKNLPYDDMRRVGKIPKLLPHRLFPFARYSIWLDSKLRLQLDPYLILEYFLWRKGYEFAISNHYDRHCVWEEVAQNKKLNKYNHTVIDEQFAFYKADGLQRFNASDPNKLLPSNVPEGSFIIRAHTPMSNLFSCLWFNEVDRFTPRDQLSFAYTYQKLRRMNPDKPFHLNMFKDCERRHIAKLFRHRMDEKRRAAQKATE; encoded by the exons ATGGCACAGCAAAGGCAATCGGGGATGGAGAGGTTTGGGGTGAGAGGGGATCCACTCTACCCCAACGGTGGTTCTGCCGATCACGTTGCCGTCGGGATTCGCGGTGGAGCCGTTGGCGTCGCCACTCACAAGCAGAATCGGCACCGGCGATCGGCGCGATCCGAAAGGGGCTGGCGGGTTCCGGTTCCGGCGATCCTCGTCTTCCTGTTCCTCGTACTCGTCCTCACTGTCGTCACGTTTTCTTACATTTCTAGAGAAG AAATAAGTAATGGTGGTGATATTGCCGATGATTCAAAGGCCGAGTCTGATTTTCTTACAAATATACCACGGATAGAGAAGAAAGTTCTTGAGTTTGGCCAGGGTTCTGGGGGACATGGTCGAGATTCGAGATATTGGGATAGGGATGATAGGAGAAGGGATGATGATTACAATGAGGATATGATGAAGCAGACTGGTGGGGATACTGACGATGGAAAAGCCGAAGTTGTTTTacttaagaagaagaagaatgatgttaaGTCTTCTCAGGGTTATTCTGACACAGGTGTAAAGCGAAAAGGCACTGGCTTATATAATGAAGCTGGACGCCATGAATTGAGAAGGTATGAAGAGGAATATGAGGCCTCTTTGAAGAATGCAGGACGCTTAGGAGAAGGTGATGGCAAAATGTCACATGATTCTGACCTAAACAAGAAGAATGCAATGGATGATATTGATGATGACTATGATGACTTTTTCGATTTCCATGAATCTGAAGTCGATGACTCTGACAACAGTAAACATGTTAGAGGGAAGGTTTCTAGTTCCAATGTAGTGGAATTGGACAATGGATTCCAACAAGAATCCCATGATTCCTTTGATGCTGGAACTAATGATGATGATATTTCTGAGGGTGATGGAGGGGCATCTttctcaaacaaaagaaaagcaagctcAAGCAAAAAGTCTCAACTGGAAACAAAAAGGAAATCCAGGCACCGTAAGTTTTCAG GATCCTGTGAGATGAAGCTGTTAAACTCAACTACACAACTTGTAGAGCCACTAGAAAGCCGAAAATTTGCACGATTTAACTTACACTACACAGAGACAGAAGAGAAGCCTGAGGGCGTGGAGGAGTGGGTACCCAGATTTGGTGGCCATCAGAGCTTGGAAGAGAGGGAAAATTCATTTTTTGCACGTGATCAGAATATAAACTGTGGTTTTGTTCGAGGTCCTCAGGGTTACCCTAGCACTGGATTTGACTTGGCAGAAGATGATGCAAGTTACATTAGCAGATGCCATATTGCTGTGATTTCGTGCATATTTGGCAATTCTGATCGGTTGAGGGTTCCAGCCTACAAAACG ATCACTCGTTTGTCAAGGAAGAATGTGTGCTTTGTGATGTTTACCGATGAGATTACGGTACGAACCCTTACTGCCGAAGGGCATGTGCCTGATAGGATGGGTTTCATTGGCTTTTGGAAGTTAGTGGTAGTGAAGAACCTGCCTTATGACGATATGCGGAGAGTGGGTAAAATACCTAAGTTATTGCCACATcggcttttcccttttgctag GTATTCGATTTGGTTGGACAGCAAATTACGTCTTCAGCTTGATCCATATCTGATCTTAGAGTACTTCTTGTGGCGAAAGGGTTATGAATTTGCAATATCCAATCACTATGATCGGCATTGTGTGTGGGAAGAGGTAGCACAAAACAAGAAACTAAACAAGTATAACCACACAGTTATAGATGAACAATTCGCATTTTACAAGGCCGATGGACTGCAAAGATTTAATGCATCAGATCCAAACAAGCTTCTCCCAAGCA ATGTACCTGAAGGTTCCTTTATTATAAGGGCACACACCCCAATGTCAAATTTGTTCTCATGTCTTTGGTTCAACGAAGTCGACCGGTTTACTCCTCGTGATCAGCTAAGTTTTGCATACACTTATCAGAAGCTGAGAAGGATGAATCCAGACAAACCCTTTCATCTTAACATGTTCAAg GATTGTGAAAGAAGACACATAGCCAAGTTGTTCCGACATAGGATGGACGAGAAGAGGCGCGCGGCACAAAAAGCAACAGAATAA
- the LOC112712550 gene encoding uncharacterized protein isoform X4 gives MERFGVRGDPLYPNGGSADHVAVGIRGGAVGVATHKQNRHRRSARSERGWRVPVPAILVFLFLVLVLTVVTFSYISREEISNGGDIADDSKAESDFLTNIPRIEKKVLEFGQGSGGHGRDSRYWDRDDRRRDDDYNEDMMKQTGGDTDDGKAEVVLLKKKKNDVKSSQGYSDTGVKRKGTGLYNEAGRHELRRYEEEYEASLKNAGRLGEGDGKMSHDSDLNKKNAMDDIDDDYDDFFDFHESEVDDSDNSKHVRGKVSSSNVVELDNGFQQESHDSFDAGTNDDDISEGDGGASFSNKRKASSSKKSQLETKRKSRHRSCEMKLLNSTTQLVEPLESRKFARFNLHYTETEEKPEGVEEWVPRFGGHQSLEERENSFFARDQNINCGFVRGPQGYPSTGFDLAEDDASYISRCHIAVISCIFGNSDRLRVPAYKTITRLSRKNVCFVMFTDEITVRTLTAEGHVPDRMGFIGFWKLVVVKNLPYDDMRRVGKIPKLLPHRLFPFARYSIWLDSKLRLQLDPYLILEYFLWRKGYEFAISNHYDRHCVWEEVAQNKKLNKYNHTVIDEQFAFYKADGLQRFNASDPNKLLPSNVPEGSFIIRAHTPMSNLFSCLWFNEVDRFTPRDQLSFAYTYQKLRRMNPDKPFHLNMFKDCERRHIAKLFRHRMDEKRRAAQKATE, from the exons ATGGAGAGGTTTGGGGTGAGAGGGGATCCACTCTACCCCAACGGTGGTTCTGCCGATCACGTTGCCGTCGGGATTCGCGGTGGAGCCGTTGGCGTCGCCACTCACAAGCAGAATCGGCACCGGCGATCGGCGCGATCCGAAAGGGGCTGGCGGGTTCCGGTTCCGGCGATCCTCGTCTTCCTGTTCCTCGTACTCGTCCTCACTGTCGTCACGTTTTCTTACATTTCTAGAGAAG AAATAAGTAATGGTGGTGATATTGCCGATGATTCAAAGGCCGAGTCTGATTTTCTTACAAATATACCACGGATAGAGAAGAAAGTTCTTGAGTTTGGCCAGGGTTCTGGGGGACATGGTCGAGATTCGAGATATTGGGATAGGGATGATAGGAGAAGGGATGATGATTACAATGAGGATATGATGAAGCAGACTGGTGGGGATACTGACGATGGAAAAGCCGAAGTTGTTTTacttaagaagaagaagaatgatgttaaGTCTTCTCAGGGTTATTCTGACACAGGTGTAAAGCGAAAAGGCACTGGCTTATATAATGAAGCTGGACGCCATGAATTGAGAAGGTATGAAGAGGAATATGAGGCCTCTTTGAAGAATGCAGGACGCTTAGGAGAAGGTGATGGCAAAATGTCACATGATTCTGACCTAAACAAGAAGAATGCAATGGATGATATTGATGATGACTATGATGACTTTTTCGATTTCCATGAATCTGAAGTCGATGACTCTGACAACAGTAAACATGTTAGAGGGAAGGTTTCTAGTTCCAATGTAGTGGAATTGGACAATGGATTCCAACAAGAATCCCATGATTCCTTTGATGCTGGAACTAATGATGATGATATTTCTGAGGGTGATGGAGGGGCATCTttctcaaacaaaagaaaagcaagctcAAGCAAAAAGTCTCAACTGGAAACAAAAAGGAAATCCAGGCACC GATCCTGTGAGATGAAGCTGTTAAACTCAACTACACAACTTGTAGAGCCACTAGAAAGCCGAAAATTTGCACGATTTAACTTACACTACACAGAGACAGAAGAGAAGCCTGAGGGCGTGGAGGAGTGGGTACCCAGATTTGGTGGCCATCAGAGCTTGGAAGAGAGGGAAAATTCATTTTTTGCACGTGATCAGAATATAAACTGTGGTTTTGTTCGAGGTCCTCAGGGTTACCCTAGCACTGGATTTGACTTGGCAGAAGATGATGCAAGTTACATTAGCAGATGCCATATTGCTGTGATTTCGTGCATATTTGGCAATTCTGATCGGTTGAGGGTTCCAGCCTACAAAACG ATCACTCGTTTGTCAAGGAAGAATGTGTGCTTTGTGATGTTTACCGATGAGATTACGGTACGAACCCTTACTGCCGAAGGGCATGTGCCTGATAGGATGGGTTTCATTGGCTTTTGGAAGTTAGTGGTAGTGAAGAACCTGCCTTATGACGATATGCGGAGAGTGGGTAAAATACCTAAGTTATTGCCACATcggcttttcccttttgctag GTATTCGATTTGGTTGGACAGCAAATTACGTCTTCAGCTTGATCCATATCTGATCTTAGAGTACTTCTTGTGGCGAAAGGGTTATGAATTTGCAATATCCAATCACTATGATCGGCATTGTGTGTGGGAAGAGGTAGCACAAAACAAGAAACTAAACAAGTATAACCACACAGTTATAGATGAACAATTCGCATTTTACAAGGCCGATGGACTGCAAAGATTTAATGCATCAGATCCAAACAAGCTTCTCCCAAGCA ATGTACCTGAAGGTTCCTTTATTATAAGGGCACACACCCCAATGTCAAATTTGTTCTCATGTCTTTGGTTCAACGAAGTCGACCGGTTTACTCCTCGTGATCAGCTAAGTTTTGCATACACTTATCAGAAGCTGAGAAGGATGAATCCAGACAAACCCTTTCATCTTAACATGTTCAAg GATTGTGAAAGAAGACACATAGCCAAGTTGTTCCGACATAGGATGGACGAGAAGAGGCGCGCGGCACAAAAAGCAACAGAATAA
- the LOC112712551 gene encoding dihydrolipoyllysine-residue acetyltransferase component 5 of pyruvate dehydrogenase complex, chloroplastic — MAHLLHTPFIPSSSSSAALRRSSASSGTRRPPVSPGVVRAKIREIFMPALSSTMTEGKIVSWVKSEGDKLSKGESVVVVESDKADMDVETFYDGYLAAIMVDEGGVAAVGAPIALLAENEDEIEQAKSKAQSPSSASSSASSSPAPAAAPAVEAQSDKAPVKAAAAAAPAVASTHPASEGGKRVVASPYAKKLAKELKVELGRIVGTGPLGRIVAKDVEAFAASGAAAAAAPAAAAAPAAAKSGSGVELGSVVPFTTMQSAVSRNMVESLGVPTFRVGYTITTDALDALYKKIKSKGVTMTALLAKATALALVKHPVVNSSCRDGNSFTYNSSINIAVAVATEGGLITPVLQDADKVDVYTLSRKWKELVDKARAKQLQPHEYSTGTFTLSNLGMFGVDRFDAILPPGTGAIMAVGSSQPTVVATKDGRIGMKNQMQVNVTADHRVIYGADLAQFLQTLSQIIEDPKDLTF, encoded by the exons ATGGCTCACCTTCTCCACACTCCTTtcattccttcttcttcctcctccgccGCCCTCCGCCGCAGCTCGGCCTCCTCGGGCACTCGTAGGCCTCCAGTGTCTCCCGGCGTGGTCCGCGCCAAGATCCGGGAGATCTTCATGCCGGCACTGAGCTCAACCATGACGGAGGGAAAGATCGTGTCCTGGGTGAAATCCGAGGGCGACAAGCTCTCCAAGGGTGAGAGCGTCGTCGTCGTGGAGTCCGACAAGGCTGACATGGACGTAGAGACCTTCTACGATGGTTACCTCGCCGCCATCATGGTTGACGAGGGCGGTGTCGCCGCCGTCGGAGCTCCCATCGCCCTCCTCGCCGAAAACGAGGACGAGATCGAACAAGCAAAGTCCAAAGCACAGTCACCTTCATcggcttcttcttctgcttcgtCTTCTCCTGCACCTGCAGCTGCGCCAGCAGTGGAGGCTCAATCTGATAAGGCTCCCGTTaaggctgctgctgctgctgctccgGCGGTGGCATCCACGCATCCGGCGTCGGAGGGAGGGAAGAGAGTGGTGGCGTCTCCGTATGCGAAGAAGCTTGCGAAGGAGCTGAAGGTGGAGCTTGGGAGGATTGTGGGGACTGGACCTTTGGGCAGGATTGTAGCTAAGGATGTTGAGGCTTTTGCAGCTTCTGGTGCTGCTGCTGCTGCGGCTCCTGCTGCGGCCGCGGCACCGGCGGCTGCGAAGAGTGGTAGTGGGGTTGAATTGGGGAGTGTGGTGCCTTTTACGACAATGCAGAGTGCTGTGAGTAGGAACATGGTGGAGAGTTTGGGTGTTCCTACTTTTAGAGTTGGGTATACTATCACCACTGATGCACTCGATGCTCTCTACAAGAAG aTCAAGTCAAAGGGAGTTACTATGACAGCATTGCTTGCCAAGGCTACAGCACTTGCTCTGGTTAAACACCCTGTTGTTAACTCTAGTTGTAGAGATGGTAATAGCTTTACGTATAATAGCAGCATCAACATCGCAGTTGCTGTTGCTACTGAAGGCGGACTGATTACTCCAGTGCTTCAGGATGCTGATAAG GTTGACGTCTATACATTGTCAAGAAAGTGGAAGGAGTTGGTTGATAAGGCCCGGGCCAAGCAGCTCCAACCTCATGAGTACAGCACAG GTACCTTCACTCTGTCCAACCTTGGAATGTTTGGTGTTGATCGCTTTGATGCTATTCTTCCACCTGGAACT GGAGCCATAATGGCTGTTGGATCATCACAGCCAACTGTTGTGGCTACCAAGGATGGTCGCATTGGCATGAAGAACCAAATGCAG GTCAATGTTACAGCAGATCATCGCGTGATATATGGTGCTGATCTGGCTCAATTCTTGCAAACCCTGTCACAAATTATTGAGGACCCCAAGGATCTTACTTTCTAG
- the LOC112712550 gene encoding uncharacterized protein isoform X2 — translation MAQQRQSGMERFGVRGDPLYPNGGSADHVAVGIRGGAVGVATHKQNRHRRSARSERGWRVPVPAILVFLFLVLVLTVVTFSYISREEISNGGDIADDSKAESDFLTNIPRIEKKVLEFGQGSGGHGRDSRYWDRDDRRRDDDYNEDMMKQTGGDTDDGKAEVVLLKKKKNDVKSSQGYSDTGVKRKGTGLYNEAGRHELRRYEEEYEASLKNAGRLGEGDGKMSHDSDLNKKNAMDDIDDDYDDFFDFHESEVDDSDNSKHVRGKVSSSNVVELDNGFQQESHDSFDAGTNDDDISEGDGGASFSNKRKASSSKKSQLETKRKSRHRSCEMKLLNSTTQLVEPLESRKFARFNLHYTETEEKPEGVEEWVPRFGGHQSLEERENSFFARDQNINCGFVRGPQGYPSTGFDLAEDDASYISRCHIAVISCIFGNSDRLRVPAYKTITRLSRKNVCFVMFTDEITVRTLTAEGHVPDRMGFIGFWKLVVVKNLPYDDMRRVGKIPKLLPHRLFPFARYSIWLDSKLRLQLDPYLILEYFLWRKGYEFAISNHYDRHCVWEEVAQNKKLNKYNHTVIDEQFAFYKADGLQRFNASDPNKLLPSNVPEGSFIIRAHTPMSNLFSCLWFNEVDRFTPRDQLSFAYTYQKLRRMNPDKPFHLNMFKDCERRHIAKLFRHRMDEKRRAAQKATE, via the exons ATGGCACAGCAAAGGCAATCGGGGATGGAGAGGTTTGGGGTGAGAGGGGATCCACTCTACCCCAACGGTGGTTCTGCCGATCACGTTGCCGTCGGGATTCGCGGTGGAGCCGTTGGCGTCGCCACTCACAAGCAGAATCGGCACCGGCGATCGGCGCGATCCGAAAGGGGCTGGCGGGTTCCGGTTCCGGCGATCCTCGTCTTCCTGTTCCTCGTACTCGTCCTCACTGTCGTCACGTTTTCTTACATTTCTAGAGAAG AAATAAGTAATGGTGGTGATATTGCCGATGATTCAAAGGCCGAGTCTGATTTTCTTACAAATATACCACGGATAGAGAAGAAAGTTCTTGAGTTTGGCCAGGGTTCTGGGGGACATGGTCGAGATTCGAGATATTGGGATAGGGATGATAGGAGAAGGGATGATGATTACAATGAGGATATGATGAAGCAGACTGGTGGGGATACTGACGATGGAAAAGCCGAAGTTGTTTTacttaagaagaagaagaatgatgttaaGTCTTCTCAGGGTTATTCTGACACAGGTGTAAAGCGAAAAGGCACTGGCTTATATAATGAAGCTGGACGCCATGAATTGAGAAGGTATGAAGAGGAATATGAGGCCTCTTTGAAGAATGCAGGACGCTTAGGAGAAGGTGATGGCAAAATGTCACATGATTCTGACCTAAACAAGAAGAATGCAATGGATGATATTGATGATGACTATGATGACTTTTTCGATTTCCATGAATCTGAAGTCGATGACTCTGACAACAGTAAACATGTTAGAGGGAAGGTTTCTAGTTCCAATGTAGTGGAATTGGACAATGGATTCCAACAAGAATCCCATGATTCCTTTGATGCTGGAACTAATGATGATGATATTTCTGAGGGTGATGGAGGGGCATCTttctcaaacaaaagaaaagcaagctcAAGCAAAAAGTCTCAACTGGAAACAAAAAGGAAATCCAGGCACC GATCCTGTGAGATGAAGCTGTTAAACTCAACTACACAACTTGTAGAGCCACTAGAAAGCCGAAAATTTGCACGATTTAACTTACACTACACAGAGACAGAAGAGAAGCCTGAGGGCGTGGAGGAGTGGGTACCCAGATTTGGTGGCCATCAGAGCTTGGAAGAGAGGGAAAATTCATTTTTTGCACGTGATCAGAATATAAACTGTGGTTTTGTTCGAGGTCCTCAGGGTTACCCTAGCACTGGATTTGACTTGGCAGAAGATGATGCAAGTTACATTAGCAGATGCCATATTGCTGTGATTTCGTGCATATTTGGCAATTCTGATCGGTTGAGGGTTCCAGCCTACAAAACG ATCACTCGTTTGTCAAGGAAGAATGTGTGCTTTGTGATGTTTACCGATGAGATTACGGTACGAACCCTTACTGCCGAAGGGCATGTGCCTGATAGGATGGGTTTCATTGGCTTTTGGAAGTTAGTGGTAGTGAAGAACCTGCCTTATGACGATATGCGGAGAGTGGGTAAAATACCTAAGTTATTGCCACATcggcttttcccttttgctag GTATTCGATTTGGTTGGACAGCAAATTACGTCTTCAGCTTGATCCATATCTGATCTTAGAGTACTTCTTGTGGCGAAAGGGTTATGAATTTGCAATATCCAATCACTATGATCGGCATTGTGTGTGGGAAGAGGTAGCACAAAACAAGAAACTAAACAAGTATAACCACACAGTTATAGATGAACAATTCGCATTTTACAAGGCCGATGGACTGCAAAGATTTAATGCATCAGATCCAAACAAGCTTCTCCCAAGCA ATGTACCTGAAGGTTCCTTTATTATAAGGGCACACACCCCAATGTCAAATTTGTTCTCATGTCTTTGGTTCAACGAAGTCGACCGGTTTACTCCTCGTGATCAGCTAAGTTTTGCATACACTTATCAGAAGCTGAGAAGGATGAATCCAGACAAACCCTTTCATCTTAACATGTTCAAg GATTGTGAAAGAAGACACATAGCCAAGTTGTTCCGACATAGGATGGACGAGAAGAGGCGCGCGGCACAAAAAGCAACAGAATAA